Within the Mastacembelus armatus chromosome 10, fMasArm1.2, whole genome shotgun sequence genome, the region TACCAGTAGCCAGCCAACATGACAGCTGCCAGTGACAGTGGAACCTAAAAGGAAATGGTCTCTATTCTGCAAAGTGACACCAGTTAGTGGAGCAATAAGTGATAAGTCTTGCACAATGAATATGAACAATGGGTAGCTTTCAATAGCAACAGAgtttttgtactttacttgCGTACTCAACTAAAATCACAATGTTACAGATGTGGCTGTATTCCAGCAGGGTAAAAGTTAAAGTGCatgtaatgtcattttaaagttacATTTCTGTGATAATGCTGTAGACCTCAGCACCGTCCCCTCTCTGCCATGATAAATCGGACGACATAGAGCATGTGTTTGAGTGTCTATTTACATCATCGCCCAGGCAATTCAGCCCATACCACCAGCTTCAACAGGAGAAGCTGACAAAAATAGATTCTCATGGACCAGCTCAACCCTCTTAATGGGAAACTGGAGGGGGAGGGCAGGGAGTAAGGGAGGGGTGAGGAGATGAAAAGGGGGAATATTTTGTCGGTGGAAAAGGGCAGTGAAACAAGTGTACCCGGGTTCATTTTAACTCAGTTGGTGAAGTAAAAGTGTTTACAGTCCTACAGTATTATCAAACAACATTTCATTGATGTACAGGGTGGgccatttatatggatacaccttaataaaatgggaatggttggtgatattaacgtcctgtttgtggcacattagtatatgtgagggggcaaacttttcaagatgggtggtgaccatggtggccatttggaagtcggccatcttggatccaacttttgttttttcaataggaagagggtcatgtgacacatcaaacttattgggaatttcacaagaaaaacaatggtgtgcttggttttaacgtaactttattctttcatgagTTATTTACAAGTTTCTCTTTGTTCACAGCCATTGACATGTCGAAGAGGTTAACACGTGATGAGCGGATCGAAATTGTGTTGATATCTGGTGAACGCAGTAACTGGGTCATTGCAGCAGATTTCAATGCAAGACACCATACGAGACCACCCATCTCCCATGCTACAGTTAGCAAACTGCTTGCTAAGTTTCGTGAAACTGGTTCAGTGTTGGATTTGCCAAAATGTGGACGCATGAAAACTGTCACTAACAAACATAAGTGGCTGTCCTAGCTTCATTCAGCAAGAGCCCACAGCGTAGCACTCGCCGCATGTCACTGGAGAGTGGCATTAGTCGAACATCCCTTCGGCGGATATAGGCTACTCACAAATGGCACCCTTACAAACTCCAGCTACTGCAGCATCTCAACGAGGATGACCCAGATCGGCGCACACAATTTGCAGAATGGGCAAAACAAAAATTGGAACAGGACCCTCAGTTCACGCAGAAGATTTTGTTCAGTGATGAGGCAAACTTTTATGTGAATGGTGAAGttaacaaacaaaaccaccGCTATTGGTCTGACACTAACCCACATTGGATAGATCCCTCCAAGACTGTTGGAACAAAAAAAGTGATGGTATGGTGTGGTATATGGGGTACAAAGATAGTGGGGCCATTCTTCATCAATGGAAACCTCAAGGCCACTGGATATTTGAAATTGCTACATGATGATGTGTTTCCCTCTTTATGCACTGAAGCTGGCACGTTCCCTGAGTTTTTCCAGCAAGATGGTGCACCACCACATTATGGGTGTCAGGTCCGAGCATTCCTAGATGAACAGTTTCCTGAAAAGTGGATTGGTCGTCGTGGGCCAGTTGAATGGCCCCCAAGGTCTCCCGATGTGACCCCCTTAGACTTTTATCTTTGGAGTCATCTGAAGGCAATTGTCTATGGTGTGAAGATACGAGATGTGCAGCACCTGAAACTACGGATACTGGAAGCCTGTGCTGGCATTTCTCCTGTTGTGTTgctatcagtgtgtgaagagtggGAGAAGAGGGTTGCATTGGCAATCCATCACAATGGGCAgcacattgaacacattttataagtgGTCAGTGGTCACCCTGTATAACATATTAAACCAAtgactggttcaccctaaacCAAAAGTATTTCAGAATCAGAAGACAAGAGCGCACTTCTCCATATTTACCCTCAATGTATGTGGGTGATGATGTTAAATAGCACTAGATACTTCGTCATTTTTTAAGttgaaatgacttttttttattcctgaAATATATGTTAACCACttaatgcacatgcacataatgtagcagtgtgtgtgtttctacaaTCACCTCATtcttaaacaataaaataatgaaatgccTGTTTGCAGACAGTGTTGGCCCTATCTTAGTGATGGATGCCTTGCTTGATTAATGTTCTAACAGGGACCCCTGACTATGTCACCTCGGTTACAAAAATGCTTTTGATGTAATCCCATTTATAATTGCATAGTTAGAAATGGCAGGTAGCAAATTATTATAGAAATTTTATGCAGATGTGATTGACAGTTTTGTCATCATGAGAGTCTGTGTGGGCATGTATTGGTGAGTTTTTGTCCAGAATGTGAAAACACTAAGTAAGCCTGTAATCACAGTATAAATGTGGTGGGTGAGTTTCTTATTAGTAATGATTTAATTAAGTAGGTTTGATACAATGCAAAGAAGTTACCAGTCATGTCTGCAAGGCCATGGGGCTAGAACAGCTGAGCAGACTGACCTAAATTGCAAACTTAAATATGACATGTAGGGGCCTGCTAATCTGTTCTCACTCGAATACTGTGACACATCAGAAATTACCTAATTCCAAACTGTGGGTCATCAGTGTTGAAACATTCTTATGCTATATTTGCCTCAACATAACTCATGGATATTCTGTAAATCTACCATTACATATTTAAGATAACTGCATGGTCAAAAACTAGCAGGTGTCACAACCCACCCTGAGATTGCAGAGTGCTTTCAGTACTGTATGCCTGGCCTTTGGACTGCAGCTGCTCCCATTCCTTACAACCAAACCTACTCCCACAGTCAGAATCCCTAATCGAGATATCAGTGTGGATCAAAAAGGCATACCAAGCCCTTGACCTTGCTGATACAGTGAAGCAGTTTGAGTAAAGTATACATGCGACTGCGTAGCTTTCACCCTTTTATGATCATGTGCTAATAATGCCCATTGAATTCACTCCTACTGCTCAGAAATATCAGAAGTGTTTATtgttagctaaaaaaaaaaaaaaaaacccacatagTTTTTAAATAGCCTTTATTTGAAATTATTCACATTTCATTTCTCCCTCCATACAAAAACAGTAGGAGCTGAATTTCAGCAGGCCCCAAACCCCCAATATTAGGAGATATTTCTATGCCTATAACAAAGAAAGTTAACCTtccttttttggggggggtgcaacaaaacaaaactgatgcCTGCAATGAAAAACCCAAGCTTACATGTCTTCATGTAATCATCTTATACTCCCCAACTTAAAAAATAGGCTTCTTAGTAccattttcttatttacaaaagataaaaaaagtgaaaccaaaacagattttttttcaatcttCCTGCAGCTCTTCAGTGAGTGAGCAACCAAGTTTATGCTCTTTTTagggtttaaaaaaacaaacaaaaaaaaaaaaacaccctacTTTTCCTTTTCTGGTTCCTCAccaaagcttgtgttttaaaaaagtgaaaaaatgtatatataaatcATTATGGTCGTCAAGGACCCTGTTGGTGTTTTCAGTAATAACTCTCCACAGGAGGTAATACTGGATCTTAGATGTCCATCTCAAACTGGTTGTCATCTGTTGAAACAGGACAGAAGAGAGAGTTGGGAGGTGAGATATAGCCAcatcagaaagtattcagaccccactactttttgcacactttgtgctgtagttttcattttaaataaaaaaaaaaaaaatgctggaaaGAGatgtgaatactttctgaaaccaCTGTACCTGACAGTCGGCTGGCAGTTAACATTTGTTCCAAGCATGGCCACACACTCTAAAGCCCTTATCAATACATTTAAgtcaaggaaaacaaaaacacactcagctAAAAGGATGTAGTTCAGAAATCCAAACTATCACGGTGTATGTGTTTAGCAACCCAGACAAGGAAGGTCATCCCTAATCTCTGTGCTCTTTAGTTGACAGGAATGGAAAGGGACAGATTTATGGTTGGGTGTATTTCACACGATAATAAATAGCTGCCTGAACTTATCGAAGAATCTAAACTGTTGGTCACACGGCCAGAAAAAGCTCATGGAGATCATGGCCAAAACAAAGTCTTAACTTACAGTATGTAACATagaattgttgttgttgttgttgttgagtcAGAAGCCACTAGCCTAGTTTTAAAGGTACTAAAATCCTGCTTACGCTTATGAGGGCACAGCCTCTAGAAAACTAAACCAACACAATAACTGAGCACTCCTGTCCTGGTTTGCAACACAGCCCCACTGCTGTGCTGCAAAAATGCAGGCATGGCAGTGCAGCAACACATGCTAAATGCTGTATTAGCAAATGCTGAAGACTCATGACAATGTAAAATGAAGAGTCATGGTGAAGACAAAAGGGCTACAAATTCATGGGAAAAGTAGGCACACACACTAGGTTGGAAATAGCAATAGCATTAGAGAGAGGATGTGTAGCAGAGATTCATcaatcttaaaatgttttttttcttatggaacagatgtttatatatgtttatacatacatatttaactGAAACATTACTCCCCTCTATAAATCTAGTCCAACTCAGAGAATAGATCTATATCATGGCATGTTTACCCGCAAtgtccttctcttcttcctcagcctcctctttgAGATCTTGTAATTTTCCAGTGGGGTGTGTGGCAGGTACTGTTACCCCAGGGATCTGTGGTAGACAGCGTGGCGGCGTTCGGGCAAGAGGGGAATTTCGACAATCCAACAGAAACTTCCTGTCATATATGATGCGGGTACCTGTATTtatgaatgaaaaagagaaaacctgGTGTTTAACCTGCAGTAAACAAACATCAAATGTCACTTAACATGTGATGTAAATAAT harbors:
- the eif4ebp3l gene encoding eukaryotic translation initiation factor 4E-binding protein 3-like, producing the protein MSTGTNQVKSCPIPTRVLTLKDWSQLPDCYSQTPGGTLFSTTPGGTRIIYDRKFLLDCRNSPLARTPPRCLPQIPGVTVPATHPTGKLQDLKEEAEEEEKDIADDNQFEMDI